The following are from one region of the Geoalkalibacter subterraneus genome:
- the waaC gene encoding lipopolysaccharide heptosyltransferase I, protein MKVLIVKTSALGDVVHALPVLSWIKSADPSIEIDWLVEESFAAILDQHPLIGRIHRVNTKAWRKAGTLAALVGFWAGIKALRSEHYDIVLDLQGNSKSGLFTLFSGAQKRFGFDRAAVREWPNLLATNRKISLTEAQHHISERSLAVARAAIPDGKNVPLAGPLVAGQSEREAISLMLQTRNLGKRPLIILHYGTTWETKLWSLQNWSELARALARREAYDIVLTWGNQEEKEAAASICRASGDQAVIWPRGTLRELVALLERADLVVGGDTGPVHIAAAVGTPTVSLYRVTDAQRNGPRGPLHRCLQVPLECAACLRKQCPRQSECAEAISADQVLDAIDDAFAKNSSWTDKKEASNARRAIVDQ, encoded by the coding sequence GTGAAAGTGCTGATTGTCAAGACCAGCGCATTGGGGGATGTGGTCCATGCGCTGCCGGTGCTGTCATGGATCAAAAGCGCTGACCCTTCCATTGAGATCGACTGGTTGGTGGAGGAATCATTTGCTGCCATTCTCGACCAACATCCCCTGATTGGAAGAATTCACCGCGTCAACACCAAAGCGTGGCGCAAGGCTGGGACATTAGCGGCGCTGGTTGGCTTTTGGGCAGGAATCAAAGCTCTCCGGTCTGAGCACTACGATATTGTTCTGGATTTGCAGGGCAACAGCAAAAGCGGCCTCTTCACGCTTTTCTCCGGGGCGCAGAAGCGGTTCGGTTTCGATCGCGCCGCAGTGCGTGAATGGCCCAATCTTCTGGCGACAAACCGCAAAATATCTTTGACTGAGGCACAACACCATATCAGCGAACGATCTCTGGCCGTAGCCCGTGCTGCCATTCCCGACGGTAAGAATGTACCTCTTGCCGGACCACTGGTTGCCGGACAGTCGGAGCGGGAAGCAATCTCATTGATGTTGCAAACACGCAATCTGGGAAAGCGCCCCTTGATCATTCTTCATTACGGAACAACATGGGAGACCAAGCTGTGGTCCTTGCAGAACTGGTCCGAATTAGCCCGCGCTCTTGCCAGGAGGGAAGCATACGATATCGTCCTGACTTGGGGAAATCAGGAAGAAAAGGAAGCAGCCGCGTCCATCTGCCGTGCCAGCGGGGATCAGGCCGTCATCTGGCCACGGGGAACGCTCAGGGAATTGGTGGCGCTGCTGGAGCGTGCCGACCTGGTGGTGGGGGGTGATACCGGCCCGGTCCACATAGCGGCGGCGGTAGGGACGCCAACGGTCTCTCTCTATCGGGTCACAGATGCCCAGCGCAACGGACCGCGGGGGCCTCTGCATCGATGTCTGCAGGTTCCGCTTGAATGTGCTGCGTGTTTACGTAAACAGTGTCCCCGGCAGAGTGAATGCGCGGAGGCCATCAGCGCCGATCAAGTCCTTGACGCAATCGATGATGCTTTCGCAAAAAATTCAAGCTGGACGGATAAGAAAGAAGCGTCAAATGCAAGGCGCGCGATTGTCGATCAATGA
- the rfaP gene encoding lipopolysaccharide core heptose(I) kinase RfaP encodes MLILPPEWQALWQGKDPFDQIFALQGKEFRNMDGRRTLRFELLGKSYFVKMYSGLGWKRLFKSLLTLRRPPVASARNEWKAIQALHHLGVETMTIVAYGERGHSLVERQSFLVTEDLVQTESLEDFCRDWLISPPPPRLKRALITRVAEISRMLHENGLNHRDYYLCHFLLDVSSGRDRLNPEDLHLYLIDLHRVQIRNRLPYRWRLKDLAGLYFSSLEIGLTTRDYYRFIQVYIGLSLRESLRQYGDLWRRITQRGVQLQKRFDRKYRSG; translated from the coding sequence ATGCTGATCCTTCCACCAGAGTGGCAAGCTCTTTGGCAGGGCAAAGATCCATTCGACCAAATTTTTGCTCTCCAAGGGAAAGAATTCCGAAACATGGATGGTCGCCGCACCTTACGTTTTGAACTGCTGGGAAAGAGCTATTTTGTCAAAATGTATAGTGGGCTGGGATGGAAACGATTATTCAAAAGCCTGCTGACGTTACGCAGGCCGCCAGTAGCGTCAGCACGAAACGAATGGAAGGCGATACAGGCGCTCCATCACCTGGGAGTTGAAACCATGACAATCGTGGCCTACGGTGAGCGAGGTCACAGCCTCGTTGAGCGCCAATCCTTTTTGGTGACTGAGGATCTGGTGCAGACCGAAAGCCTTGAGGATTTCTGTCGTGATTGGCTAATATCTCCCCCGCCACCTCGATTGAAAAGGGCGTTGATTACACGAGTTGCGGAGATTTCCCGCATGTTGCATGAGAACGGCCTCAACCACCGAGACTACTACCTTTGTCATTTTCTGCTCGATGTATCTTCCGGTCGAGACCGGCTCAACCCCGAAGATCTGCACCTTTACCTCATTGATCTTCATCGTGTGCAGATCCGGAATCGGCTGCCTTACCGTTGGCGATTGAAGGACCTTGCCGGGTTGTATTTTTCCAGCCTTGAAATCGGACTGACAACGCGGGATTATTATCGTTTTATCCAAGTCTACATCGGGCTTTCTTTAAGGGAGTCCTTGCGACAATATGGAGATCTTTGGCGTCGAATTACCCAACGTGGCGTGCAGCTGCAAAAACGCTTCGATCGTAAATATCGATCAGGATAA
- a CDS encoding polysaccharide pyruvyl transferase family protein, which produces MTKPLKLYWSSGLKNGKKNFGDWLSPVLCEAISGREVVYAKPRHCDLVAVGSILQRLKNHFWSHRVHVWGSGLIEQVPSFSTPHFIHAVRGKLTASTLRNRTVDTLGDPGLLCDILLPEKHPHKKFRIGVVPHYKDQGHSAVAEFAKQPGVCVIDILSETDEFLNQVSRCEHILSSSLHGLIVADALEIPNGWIKISNGVRGNDFKFSDYYSIFGLESPNPFPFCNTTTVHEVEKWCLEYHRPGLREIKQRLHDAFPFR; this is translated from the coding sequence ATGACAAAACCGCTCAAACTTTATTGGTCATCCGGTTTGAAAAACGGGAAAAAGAATTTCGGGGATTGGTTATCACCTGTTTTGTGTGAAGCAATCAGCGGCCGGGAAGTGGTGTACGCCAAGCCCCGGCATTGTGACCTGGTCGCAGTAGGTAGCATCCTCCAGCGACTCAAAAATCACTTCTGGAGCCACCGAGTGCATGTCTGGGGCAGCGGCCTCATTGAGCAGGTACCGTCTTTCAGCACACCCCACTTCATCCATGCCGTACGTGGCAAACTCACGGCGTCAACCTTACGCAACCGAACGGTTGACACTCTAGGCGATCCAGGTTTGCTTTGCGACATACTGCTCCCGGAGAAACACCCTCATAAAAAGTTCCGGATCGGTGTCGTACCTCATTACAAAGACCAGGGGCATTCAGCTGTTGCTGAATTTGCAAAACAGCCTGGCGTGTGCGTAATCGACATCTTATCCGAAACAGATGAGTTTTTGAATCAGGTCAGCCGTTGTGAACATATTCTCTCTTCCAGTCTGCATGGCTTGATTGTCGCAGACGCGCTTGAAATTCCCAACGGTTGGATTAAAATTTCAAACGGAGTTCGCGGGAACGATTTTAAATTTTCAGATTACTATTCTATTTTCGGGCTGGAGTCTCCCAACCCCTTTCCTTTTTGCAACACAACTACTGTGCATGAAGTCGAGAAATGGTGCCTTGAGTATCACCGCCCTGGTTTGAGAGAAATCAAACAGCGACTCCATGATGCATTTCCTTTCCGTTAA
- a CDS encoding glycosyltransferase family 4 protein → MRLAFALFKYFPYGGLQRDCIKIAQECVRRGHQVDIYCMEWSGPQPAKLNVEVLPIEAWPNYRRYEKFSSLVREYAAEKDYDALVGFNRMPGLDFYFGADPSFALKLKQKPFWYKYLPRSRSFLDAERGVFGRESKTRIFMLSDMEIPHIQQYYRTPSSRFFLLPPGVEKDRLAPSDYVKRRIAFRNKLDVKPDQKLLLMVGSGFRIKGLDRALEALARLPSPLREKSLLMILGRDNQKPFERQAEKLGLAHQVRFMGGRDDVADFLFSADLLVHPAYRESAGMILVEAIAARLPVLVTDTCGYSFHIKNSGAGRVHSSPFNLQKFSQNMSDMLTLDPSVWQKAADDYLHKTDLFGLAERAADIIEGKVLTC, encoded by the coding sequence ATGCGATTGGCTTTTGCCCTGTTCAAATACTTCCCCTACGGGGGGCTGCAACGTGACTGCATCAAGATTGCTCAAGAGTGTGTGCGGCGCGGACATCAGGTGGATATTTACTGTATGGAGTGGAGCGGACCTCAGCCTGCAAAACTGAATGTGGAAGTGTTGCCTATTGAGGCCTGGCCTAACTATAGACGGTATGAAAAGTTCTCTTCTCTGGTTCGCGAATATGCTGCAGAAAAAGACTATGATGCGCTGGTTGGATTTAATCGAATGCCCGGACTGGACTTTTACTTTGGCGCTGATCCGTCTTTTGCCCTTAAATTAAAGCAGAAGCCTTTCTGGTATAAATATTTGCCGCGTTCACGCAGTTTTTTAGACGCAGAGCGCGGGGTATTTGGTAGAGAGAGCAAAACGCGAATTTTTATGCTAAGCGATATGGAAATTCCCCATATTCAGCAATATTACAGGACGCCGAGTTCACGTTTTTTTCTGTTGCCGCCGGGTGTTGAAAAGGATCGTCTCGCCCCTTCGGATTATGTGAAACGCAGAATAGCCTTCCGGAATAAACTGGACGTAAAGCCTGATCAGAAATTACTTTTGATGGTCGGTTCTGGATTCCGAATTAAAGGTCTTGATCGTGCTCTGGAGGCCTTGGCTCGCTTGCCTTCCCCTTTGCGTGAAAAGAGCCTGTTGATGATCCTCGGACGGGATAATCAGAAGCCGTTTGAGCGCCAGGCGGAAAAACTCGGTTTGGCCCATCAGGTCCGATTTATGGGAGGACGCGATGACGTTGCTGACTTTTTGTTCTCTGCTGATCTACTGGTACACCCTGCTTATCGAGAGTCGGCGGGAATGATTCTGGTTGAGGCAATAGCCGCCCGACTCCCCGTTCTTGTGACAGACACATGTGGCTACAGTTTTCATATTAAGAACTCAGGCGCCGGTCGAGTTCATTCATCACCGTTCAATCTTCAGAAATTCAGCCAGAACATGTCCGACATGTTGACTCTAGATCCCAGTGTTTGGCAAAAAGCCGCGGATGACTATTTGCATAAAACGGATCTGTTTGGATTGGCTGAACGGGCGGCTGATATTATCGAAGGTAAGGTGTTGACATGCTGA
- a CDS encoding lipopolysaccharide kinase InaA family protein: MVAKIYGGHSAHRHWRREKNGCKALLDAGITSPDLLYAGTLANGAPVLIFERLPTPCTALDHWLQAKSDDQRLEVLVPLVTLVAKGHRKGLLQSDLHLENFLFSQGTLYAIDGDGIRYSRKPLKEKNCRRNLALLLAQLPPHHDRLLPDIIAAYLHHMPLQNQNFTERLLRDLKAARRRRRLSYVGKSVRNCSEFVRQQDFYQLTLFRRDQDSPLLREFLRDPDSLIKQGRMLKDGNSSTVVCVPGENDSSHWVIKRYNIKNAFHAFKKGLRPSRAWVSWRNAHRLKISDIQTPQAIAMVEKRIGPWRRTCYYVSVWCDAPSAATLIDLQHPQGHPQADGLISLFQQFFNLGIYHGDCKATNFLLMDNKASVIDLDSMGESRWRWAFLRHYAIDRRRFLQNWQHNSPLKNYFDQQLP, translated from the coding sequence GTGGTCGCCAAAATTTACGGTGGCCACAGTGCCCATCGCCACTGGCGACGAGAAAAAAATGGTTGTAAAGCACTGCTTGATGCAGGAATCACATCGCCGGATCTGCTCTACGCCGGCACATTGGCCAACGGCGCTCCAGTTTTGATATTCGAGCGCCTCCCGACACCCTGCACGGCATTGGATCATTGGCTGCAGGCCAAAAGCGATGATCAGCGACTCGAGGTCCTGGTCCCTCTTGTAACATTGGTCGCAAAGGGACATCGAAAGGGATTGCTGCAATCCGACCTGCATCTGGAAAATTTCCTTTTCAGCCAAGGAACCCTTTACGCCATAGATGGCGACGGAATCCGGTATTCGAGAAAGCCTCTGAAAGAAAAAAACTGCCGCCGCAACCTGGCACTTCTTCTGGCCCAACTCCCCCCCCACCATGACCGTCTGCTCCCTGACATCATAGCCGCGTATCTGCACCATATGCCCTTGCAGAACCAGAATTTTACCGAACGCCTACTCCGAGACCTGAAAGCTGCGCGCCGGAGGCGACGGCTTAGCTATGTCGGGAAAAGTGTGCGAAACTGCAGCGAATTTGTCCGCCAGCAGGATTTCTATCAACTGACCCTTTTTCGTCGCGACCAAGACTCACCTTTGCTGCGGGAATTTCTCCGCGACCCGGACTCCCTTATAAAGCAGGGACGCATGTTGAAAGACGGCAACAGTTCCACAGTAGTCTGTGTCCCTGGAGAAAATGACAGCTCTCACTGGGTCATCAAGCGCTATAACATCAAAAACGCTTTTCACGCATTTAAAAAAGGGCTGAGACCGAGTCGCGCTTGGGTCTCATGGCGAAATGCACACCGCTTGAAAATCAGCGACATTCAAACGCCCCAGGCCATTGCAATGGTTGAAAAACGAATTGGCCCGTGGAGGCGAACCTGCTATTATGTGAGCGTTTGGTGTGACGCCCCCAGTGCCGCCACCTTAATCGATTTGCAGCACCCACAGGGACACCCGCAGGCGGACGGCCTGATCTCGCTGTTCCAGCAGTTCTTCAACTTGGGAATTTACCATGGCGACTGCAAAGCCACCAATTTCTTACTCATGGACAACAAAGCGTCTGTCATTGACCTGGACTCCATGGGTGAAAGCCGCTGGCGCTGGGCTTTTTTACGACATTACGCCATAGATCGCCGCCGTTTCCTGCAGAACTGGCAGCATAATTCACCACTGAAAAATTACTTCGACCAGCAACTGCCTTGA
- a CDS encoding carbamoyltransferase family protein, with translation MSKVILGLSGALTHDPSAALYINDKLVAAAEEERFIRDKHAKNRLPLESARFCLDFAGLKPRDVDIVAFPFAPIGLNRPDRWHFAKRYWYAPDRALSALFNGNRHYRRNVSRVRELLGKLGINWDTVKFLPVEHHLAHASSAYHLSGFKGKTAILGIDGKGEYATTFFGYGENGKIHKIKEFYDPDSLGGLYGAMTEYLGFDMLDGEFKVMGMAPYGDSRKYDFSRLARFEKGELIVNTQLVNTIGLRRYKEDGKGYYFSRKLVDWLGPKRKGDDADEPYIDYAACVQQLFEDLSLQMIDYYLKDVLQETGQICFAGGSALNVKLNQRIMALPYVKRLFVQPAASDAGTALGAASYAAHQAGFEVEPLKHVYLGPQYTTDECIAACKDHPGKPEWEKIEAITTATARLLADGNPVAWFQGRMEFGPRALGCRSILGCPSVKGVADRINEQIKFRERWRPFCPSLLDRIAPEVLQTDHPAPYMTFTFDVNPEWKDRIPEVVHEDGTSRAQVVEKETNPRYYALIEELEKLTGNAVVLNTSLNRRGEPMVCSPQDALNMFYASDLKYLVMEDVLVRKAV, from the coding sequence ATGTCAAAAGTCATTCTCGGCCTATCCGGAGCCTTAACACACGATCCGTCTGCAGCTCTGTACATCAATGACAAACTGGTTGCAGCGGCAGAGGAAGAGCGATTTATTCGCGACAAACACGCCAAGAACAGGCTGCCCCTGGAATCAGCCCGTTTTTGCCTCGACTTCGCCGGGCTGAAACCGCGCGATGTCGACATCGTCGCCTTCCCCTTTGCTCCGATCGGTCTTAATCGCCCTGATCGCTGGCACTTTGCCAAACGCTACTGGTATGCACCCGATCGAGCTCTTTCCGCCCTCTTCAACGGCAATCGCCACTATCGTCGCAATGTCTCCAGAGTCCGCGAGTTACTGGGAAAGCTTGGCATCAATTGGGACACCGTGAAGTTTTTACCCGTTGAGCACCACCTCGCCCACGCCAGCAGCGCTTACCACCTGAGTGGCTTCAAAGGTAAGACAGCCATTCTCGGCATTGACGGCAAGGGCGAATACGCCACCACCTTTTTCGGATATGGCGAAAACGGAAAAATTCATAAAATCAAGGAATTCTACGATCCCGACTCCCTCGGCGGGCTCTACGGCGCCATGACGGAATATCTTGGATTCGACATGCTCGACGGCGAATTCAAGGTCATGGGAATGGCCCCCTACGGCGACTCCAGGAAATATGATTTTTCGCGTCTTGCACGCTTCGAAAAAGGGGAGCTTATCGTTAACACCCAGTTGGTTAATACCATCGGCCTGCGCCGTTACAAAGAAGATGGCAAAGGCTACTACTTCAGCCGCAAACTGGTGGACTGGCTGGGACCAAAACGCAAAGGCGACGACGCAGACGAGCCCTATATCGATTACGCCGCCTGCGTACAGCAGCTCTTTGAAGACCTGTCGCTGCAGATGATCGACTATTACCTCAAAGACGTATTGCAGGAAACCGGTCAGATCTGCTTTGCCGGCGGCAGTGCGCTCAATGTCAAGCTCAACCAGCGCATCATGGCGCTGCCCTATGTTAAGCGGCTTTTTGTCCAACCCGCAGCATCAGATGCCGGAACCGCGCTGGGAGCCGCCTCCTATGCAGCCCACCAGGCTGGATTCGAAGTCGAGCCGCTCAAACACGTCTATCTTGGCCCGCAATACACCACGGATGAATGTATTGCCGCCTGCAAAGACCATCCGGGAAAACCCGAATGGGAAAAAATCGAGGCGATCACAACGGCTACAGCCCGCCTGTTAGCCGACGGCAACCCCGTCGCCTGGTTCCAGGGGCGCATGGAATTCGGGCCACGAGCCCTCGGTTGTCGCAGCATACTGGGTTGCCCAAGCGTCAAGGGGGTTGCCGACCGCATCAATGAGCAGATCAAGTTCCGCGAACGCTGGCGCCCTTTCTGCCCCAGCCTGCTTGACAGAATCGCACCGGAGGTTTTGCAGACCGACCACCCGGCTCCCTATATGACCTTTACCTTCGATGTGAATCCCGAATGGAAGGACCGCATCCCTGAAGTTGTGCACGAGGATGGGACTTCTCGCGCACAGGTGGTTGAAAAAGAAACCAACCCACGCTACTACGCTCTCATCGAAGAACTGGAAAAACTCACCGGCAACGCCGTCGTCCTGAACACATCACTCAACCGGCGCGGAGAACCTATGGTTTGCTCACCACAAGACGCGCTGAATATGTTCTATGCCAGTGATCTGAAGTATCTGGTAATGGAAGATGTGTTGGTGAGGAAGGCTGTTTAA
- a CDS encoding Trm112 family protein — MTLKPELLEILACPQCKGAVRFDEERKGIVCEKCRLVYPVQDDIPVMLIDEAERL; from the coding sequence ATGACACTGAAACCTGAGTTGCTTGAAATTCTTGCCTGCCCTCAGTGCAAGGGCGCGGTTCGTTTTGACGAAGAGCGTAAAGGCATCGTATGCGAGAAGTGTCGGCTGGTTTATCCGGTGCAGGATGATATTCCGGTGATGTTGATTGATGAGGCTGAAAGGCTTTAG
- a CDS encoding D-sedoheptulose-7-phosphate isomerase gives MESKISQHLRRHITVFEEVVLPLTSDLAECARRLCACLQSGGKVLVMGNGGSAADAQHLAAELVGRFLKNRAALPAIALTTDTSILTAVGNDFGFEQIFSRQIEALANPGDIVIGISTSGQSPNVLHAMKSASQRGCSTIAFSGRDGGELVRQADLTLNVAIAETPHIQEAHLTFIHILCDLVETELFGAD, from the coding sequence ATGGAAAGTAAAATATCTCAACACCTGAGGCGGCATATCACGGTGTTTGAAGAGGTTGTTCTTCCCCTGACTTCCGACCTGGCCGAGTGTGCACGCCGTTTATGCGCGTGCTTGCAATCGGGTGGGAAAGTGCTTGTGATGGGCAATGGCGGCTCAGCGGCTGATGCTCAGCACTTAGCGGCCGAACTGGTCGGCCGTTTCTTGAAAAACCGTGCCGCCTTGCCGGCTATCGCATTGACCACCGATACCTCGATCCTTACTGCCGTGGGGAACGACTTTGGTTTTGAACAGATTTTTTCCCGGCAGATCGAAGCTTTGGCCAATCCTGGAGATATCGTTATAGGAATATCAACCAGTGGCCAGTCCCCAAATGTTCTGCACGCTATGAAAAGTGCCTCGCAGCGTGGCTGCTCCACCATCGCCTTTAGCGGACGTGACGGCGGGGAGCTGGTGCGGCAGGCCGACCTGACGCTTAACGTGGCAATTGCAGAGACCCCCCATATCCAGGAAGCGCACCTGACATTTATCCATATTTTGTGTGATCTGGTGGAAACGGAGTTGTTCGGCGCGGATTGA
- a CDS encoding SdiA-regulated domain-containing protein, whose amino-acid sequence MSYTMHSHPVQNKSFSSLGKRTKYRIIIFAILAIIVFLIAKRNYYDAHIYFYIKSHYHQSTWEGKSRWLPHYKVITEAKQIKGIKDNLSSIVYDPDLDRFLAVTNGDPTALIALDKSGEIIGIFPLRGFGDVEGLAYMGNGRVAVVDERTHQLSFFLLPNTPRTIEIKEAQFISLGIDLSGNKGFEGITYDREGDRFFIVKERDPRQLYEISGVGASLEGDMQIQIKDLTDWVKDRVFATDLSDIYFDPGTGHLFILSDESKLLMEMTDQGEMVSFRSFNRWFSDLRKSAPQVEGLTFDSDGNLYVVSEPNLFYVFRRQ is encoded by the coding sequence ATGTCATACACTATGCACTCCCACCCTGTGCAGAACAAATCCTTCTCCTCCCTAGGTAAAAGAACAAAATATCGAATAATTATCTTTGCAATCTTGGCCATCATTGTTTTTTTGATTGCGAAACGCAATTACTATGATGCACACATTTATTTTTACATTAAAAGCCATTACCATCAATCTACATGGGAAGGGAAAAGCCGCTGGCTACCTCACTATAAGGTCATCACTGAAGCAAAACAAATAAAAGGCATAAAAGACAACCTCTCATCTATCGTATACGATCCAGATCTTGATCGCTTTCTTGCTGTGACAAACGGTGATCCGACTGCACTGATTGCGTTGGACAAATCCGGTGAAATCATAGGCATCTTTCCCCTGCGAGGTTTCGGTGATGTGGAAGGATTGGCCTATATGGGTAATGGGCGAGTTGCTGTCGTTGACGAACGGACACATCAACTCAGTTTTTTTCTGCTTCCAAACACTCCTCGAACAATAGAAATCAAGGAAGCGCAGTTTATTTCTTTAGGGATTGATTTGAGTGGAAACAAAGGTTTCGAGGGAATAACCTATGATCGGGAAGGTGATCGTTTCTTTATCGTCAAGGAACGAGATCCACGTCAACTATATGAGATTTCCGGCGTCGGGGCTAGCCTCGAGGGGGACATGCAGATTCAAATTAAGGATTTGACCGACTGGGTCAAGGACAGGGTCTTTGCCACCGACTTGTCTGACATTTATTTTGATCCGGGCACAGGTCATCTTTTTATTCTCAGCGACGAGTCAAAATTGCTGATGGAAATGACGGATCAAGGTGAAATGGTAAGCTTCAGGTCTTTCAATCGATGGTTTAGCGATTTGCGCAAATCCGCGCCGCAGGTCGAAGGCCTTACGTTTGATTCTGACGGAAATCTTTATGTGGTCAGTGAACCAAATCTGTTTTATGTGTTTCGCCGCCAATGA
- a CDS encoding lipopolysaccharide kinase InaA family protein has protein sequence MLEKDAYGPKVLLCDEEVIVKVFRRKRFFSRALFSPPARRFAQVAQKLIQRGITTVTVLRYGQCCKPARDLVWYRYLPGETLRWHCQRPGADLPDLMQRLGSFVALLHQRGVLFRSLHWGNILVQPDGEFALIDILDLRLQNQPLRLHQRRRNFRHLLRYEQDALILQPDIESFWRGYKAVARLADGQIRALRRLDITSRK, from the coding sequence TTGCTGGAAAAAGATGCCTATGGCCCCAAGGTGCTTTTGTGCGACGAAGAGGTAATTGTCAAGGTTTTTCGACGAAAACGGTTTTTCTCCCGCGCTCTATTCTCCCCCCCGGCGCGCCGGTTCGCTCAAGTGGCTCAAAAGCTGATACAGCGCGGCATTACAACAGTAACGGTTCTTCGGTATGGGCAATGCTGCAAACCCGCCCGTGATCTGGTCTGGTATCGATATTTACCCGGAGAGACACTGCGGTGGCACTGCCAGCGTCCAGGGGCAGATTTGCCAGATCTTATGCAGCGCCTCGGTTCCTTTGTCGCGTTGCTGCACCAACGGGGAGTCCTTTTTCGCTCTCTGCATTGGGGCAATATCCTGGTGCAGCCCGATGGTGAGTTTGCGCTGATCGACATTCTTGATCTGCGCCTGCAAAACCAACCTTTGCGCCTGCACCAGCGCCGCCGCAATTTCCGTCATTTATTGCGCTATGAACAAGATGCCCTGATTCTTCAGCCAGACATTGAATCTTTTTGGAGAGGGTATAAAGCTGTGGCTCGATTGGCTGACGGGCAAATTCGGGCCCTTCGCCGACTCGATATTACAAGTAGAAAGTGA
- the waaF gene encoding lipopolysaccharide heptosyltransferase II, with protein MLKKIDPASINKIMVRMTNWVGDAVMTTPALSQVRATFPDAEIVVVANPLVAELFQYHPDCDRVLVFDKKSEHQGLGGFIKFCAQLRRERFDLAILFQNAIEAAFMAAWALIPRRAGYKTDGRGWLLNYGVPAADRKHGLHHTEYYLRMVREIGLSGGDDCLKLALTDDEKQWASQQFSGHPWVAVNPGAAYGSAKRWIPERFAAVADSLAEKHQVQIVLTGGPGEREIGADIENSMHSRPLNLIGQTSVRQMMAVLDRCRLMVTNDSGPMHVAAAFGVPIVAVFGPTDHRTTSPHAQSCRIIRSDADCAPCMLRQCPTDHRCMEAVTVNDVLTAADELLGARS; from the coding sequence GTGTTGAAGAAAATTGATCCTGCATCGATAAATAAAATCATGGTTCGGATGACCAACTGGGTTGGTGATGCGGTGATGACCACCCCGGCGCTGAGTCAGGTACGAGCAACCTTTCCGGATGCGGAAATTGTCGTTGTGGCCAATCCGCTGGTAGCTGAATTATTCCAGTATCATCCGGATTGCGACCGGGTTCTGGTTTTTGACAAAAAGAGTGAGCATCAGGGGCTTGGTGGATTCATCAAATTCTGCGCGCAACTGCGTCGTGAGCGTTTCGACCTCGCAATTCTTTTCCAAAATGCCATTGAAGCGGCGTTTATGGCGGCTTGGGCCCTGATTCCCCGGCGCGCCGGGTACAAGACCGACGGCCGCGGCTGGCTGCTTAATTACGGCGTGCCCGCCGCAGATCGCAAACACGGCCTTCATCATACCGAATACTACTTGAGGATGGTGCGTGAAATTGGCCTCTCCGGAGGTGACGACTGTCTTAAACTGGCGTTGACTGACGATGAAAAGCAATGGGCATCGCAGCAGTTTTCCGGCCATCCTTGGGTTGCCGTTAATCCCGGTGCAGCCTATGGTTCCGCCAAACGCTGGATTCCGGAACGTTTTGCAGCAGTAGCTGACAGCCTGGCTGAAAAACATCAGGTTCAGATTGTTCTGACCGGCGGACCGGGAGAGCGTGAAATTGGTGCAGATATTGAGAATAGCATGCATAGTCGGCCCCTCAACCTGATCGGCCAAACCTCAGTGCGCCAGATGATGGCGGTGCTGGACCGCTGCCGTTTGATGGTGACCAATGATTCTGGCCCCATGCATGTGGCGGCCGCCTTTGGCGTGCCGATTGTCGCGGTTTTCGGCCCCACGGATCATCGGACGACTTCGCCCCATGCGCAGAGCTGTCGCATTATTCGCAGCGATGCGGATTGCGCCCCCTGCATGCTGCGCCAATGCCCCACTGATCATCGTTGCATGGAAGCTGTGACCGTCAATGATGTGCTTACTGCGGCTGATGAGCTTCTCGGAGCACGATCGTGA